One genomic region from Streptomyces sp. NBC_01431 encodes:
- the purE gene encoding 5-(carboxyamino)imidazole ribonucleotide mutase, which yields MSSAPVNGPLVGIVMGSDSDWPVMEAAAKALDEFEIRYEVDVVSAHRMPREMIAYGEDAAGRGLKAIIAGAGGAAHLPGMLASVTPLPVIGVPVPLKYLDGMDSLLSIVQMPAGVPVATVSVGGARNAGLLAARILATQDPELLVRMREFQQELNDQATEKGKRLRTKVEGSGAFGFGK from the coding sequence ATGAGCAGCGCTCCCGTCAACGGCCCCCTCGTCGGCATCGTCATGGGCTCCGACTCCGACTGGCCGGTCATGGAGGCCGCCGCCAAGGCGCTGGACGAGTTCGAGATCCGCTACGAGGTCGATGTCGTCTCCGCGCACCGGATGCCGCGCGAGATGATCGCGTACGGCGAGGACGCCGCGGGCCGCGGCCTGAAGGCGATCATCGCGGGCGCGGGCGGCGCCGCCCACCTGCCCGGCATGCTCGCCTCGGTCACCCCGCTGCCCGTCATCGGCGTCCCCGTCCCGCTCAAGTACCTGGACGGCATGGACTCGCTGCTCTCCATCGTGCAGATGCCCGCGGGCGTCCCGGTGGCCACCGTCTCGGTCGGCGGCGCACGCAACGCGGGTCTGCTCGCGGCCCGCATCCTGGCGACGCAGGACCCCGAACTCCTGGTGCGCATGCGGGAGTTCCAGCAGGAGCTCAACGACCAGGCGACGGAGAAGGGCAAGCGGCTGCGCACGAAGGTCGAGGGTTCGGGCGCGTTCGGATTCGGAAAGTGA
- a CDS encoding acyl-CoA dehydrogenase family protein, with protein sequence MAGTAGNAGHTGNSEFDLYRPSEEHDMLRDAIRSLAEAKIGPYAAEVDEQARFPREALDALVANDLHAVHVPEEYGGAGADALATVIVIEEVARVCASSSLIPAVNKLGSLPVILSGSEELKKKYLGPLAKGEGMFSYCLSEPDAGSDAAGMKTKAVRDGDFWVLNGVKRWITNAGESEYYTVMAVTDPEKRSKGISAFVVEKSDEGVSFGAPEKKLGIKGSPTREVYLDNVRIPADRMIGEEGTGFATAMKTLDHTRITIAAQALGIAQGALDYAKGYVQERKQFGKAIAEFQGVQFMLADMAMKLEAARQLTYAAAAKSERLDGDLTFFGAAAKCFASDVAMEITTDAVQLLGGYGYTRDYPVERMMRDAKITQIYEGTNQVQRIVMSRNLP encoded by the coding sequence GTGGCCGGAACGGCTGGAAACGCAGGACACACGGGCAACTCGGAGTTCGACCTGTACCGCCCGTCCGAGGAGCACGACATGCTCCGCGACGCCATCCGCTCGCTCGCCGAGGCCAAGATCGGCCCGTACGCGGCCGAGGTCGACGAGCAGGCCCGCTTCCCCCGGGAGGCGCTCGACGCGCTCGTCGCCAATGACCTGCACGCCGTGCACGTGCCGGAGGAGTACGGCGGCGCCGGCGCCGACGCGCTCGCGACGGTGATCGTGATCGAGGAGGTCGCGCGGGTCTGCGCCTCCTCCTCGCTCATCCCGGCCGTGAACAAGCTCGGCTCGCTCCCGGTGATCCTCTCCGGCTCCGAGGAGCTGAAGAAGAAGTACCTGGGCCCGCTGGCCAAGGGCGAGGGCATGTTCTCGTACTGCCTCTCCGAGCCGGACGCGGGCTCGGACGCGGCGGGCATGAAGACGAAGGCCGTCCGCGACGGCGACTTCTGGGTCCTCAACGGCGTGAAGCGCTGGATCACCAACGCCGGTGAGAGCGAGTACTACACGGTGATGGCCGTGACCGACCCCGAGAAGCGCTCGAAGGGCATCAGCGCCTTCGTCGTGGAGAAGTCGGACGAGGGCGTCTCCTTCGGCGCCCCCGAGAAGAAGCTCGGCATCAAGGGCTCCCCGACCCGCGAGGTCTACCTCGACAATGTGCGCATCCCGGCCGACCGCATGATCGGCGAGGAGGGCACCGGCTTCGCCACGGCGATGAAGACCCTGGACCACACCCGCATCACGATCGCGGCCCAGGCCCTCGGCATCGCACAGGGGGCCCTGGACTACGCCAAGGGCTACGTCCAGGAGCGCAAGCAGTTCGGCAAGGCGATCGCCGAGTTCCAGGGCGTCCAGTTCATGCTGGCCGACATGGCCATGAAGCTGGAGGCCGCCCGCCAGCTCACCTACGCGGCCGCCGCCAAGTCCGAGCGCCTCGACGGCGACCTGACGTTCTTCGGCGCCGCCGCCAAGTGCTTCGCCTCCGACGTGGCGATGGAGATCACCACCGACGCGGTCCAGCTGCTCGGCGGCTACGGCTACACCCGCGACTACCCGGTCGAGCGCATGATGCGCGACGCGAAGATCACCCAGATCTACGAAGGCACCAACCAGGTCCAGCGGATCGTGATGTCGCGCAACCTGCCGTAG
- a CDS encoding 5-(carboxyamino)imidazole ribonucleotide synthase: MGTRERPGHPGPCGLAGDGGYPGGVTFPVVGMVGGGQLARMTHEAGIPLGIRFKLLSDTPQDSAAQVVSEVVVGDYRDLDTLRDFARGCDVITFDHEHVPTEHLRALEADGIVVRPGPDALVHAHDKGVMRARLSQIGAPCPRHRIVADPSDVSAFAAEGAGFPVILKTVVGGYDGKGVWFVRSEADAADAFKAGVAVLAEEKVDFVRELAANVVRSPHGQAVAYPVVESIQVDGVCDTVIAPAPDLDGELAGEAQQLALRIAAELGVVGHLAVELFETRDGRILVNELAMRPHNSGHWTQDGAITSQFANHVRAVLDLPLGDPRPRSKWTVMCNVLGGDYPDMYYAYLHCMARDPQLKIHMYGKDVKPGRKVGHVNTYGDDLAEVRERARHAADYLRGTITE, encoded by the coding sequence GTGGGCACCCGGGAACGCCCGGGGCACCCCGGGCCCTGCGGGCTCGCCGGGGACGGCGGATACCCTGGGGGTGTGACGTTCCCGGTAGTCGGCATGGTCGGCGGCGGTCAGCTCGCCCGCATGACCCACGAGGCGGGCATCCCCCTCGGCATCAGATTCAAGCTCCTCAGTGACACCCCCCAGGACTCGGCGGCCCAGGTGGTGAGCGAGGTCGTCGTCGGCGACTATCGCGACCTGGACACGCTGCGTGACTTCGCGCGCGGCTGTGACGTGATCACTTTCGATCACGAGCACGTACCCACCGAGCACCTGCGGGCCCTGGAAGCGGACGGCATCGTCGTCCGCCCGGGGCCCGACGCGTTGGTGCACGCCCACGACAAGGGGGTGATGCGCGCCAGGCTCTCGCAGATCGGCGCGCCCTGCCCCCGGCACCGCATCGTGGCGGATCCGTCCGACGTCTCGGCCTTCGCGGCCGAGGGCGCGGGCTTCCCCGTCATCCTCAAGACGGTGGTGGGCGGCTACGACGGCAAGGGCGTGTGGTTCGTACGCTCCGAGGCGGACGCGGCCGACGCCTTCAAGGCGGGGGTCGCGGTGCTCGCCGAGGAGAAGGTGGACTTCGTGCGGGAGCTGGCGGCCAACGTCGTGCGCTCGCCGCACGGCCAGGCGGTGGCGTACCCCGTCGTCGAGTCCATCCAGGTCGACGGCGTGTGCGACACCGTGATCGCGCCCGCCCCCGACCTCGACGGCGAACTGGCGGGCGAGGCCCAGCAGCTCGCGCTGCGGATCGCCGCCGAACTGGGCGTCGTCGGCCACCTCGCGGTCGAGCTCTTCGAGACGCGCGACGGCCGCATCCTGGTCAACGAACTGGCGATGCGCCCGCACAACTCGGGCCACTGGACCCAGGACGGCGCGATCACCTCGCAGTTCGCCAACCACGTCCGTGCCGTCCTCGACCTCCCTCTGGGCGACCCGCGCCCGAGGTCGAAGTGGACCGTCATGTGCAACGTGCTCGGCGGCGACTACCCCGACATGTACTACGCGTATCTGCACTGCATGGCGCGCGACCCCCAGCTCAAGATCCACATGTACGGCAAGGACGTGAAGCCCGGCCGCAAGGTGGGTCACGTCAACACCTACGGCGACGATCTCGCGGAGGTCCGCGAGCGGGCCCGCCACGCGGCCGACTACCTCAGAGGAACGATCACCGAATGA
- a CDS encoding dipeptidase: MADLQDDPQDTPGVGELDAPAPAAPPDSDAGPAPAPAPEHGDDLRRARTLLAAHPVADGHNTLARALALTPWQDLEAGESSLDTDIPRLRAGGVGAQFWALTAEDDGTEPVAGTLERLDRIRSLIAAYPEGLRLALSGGDLSDARNCGRIASFLGPVAAHALGDSLGTLRSLHLLGVRALSLTPGTSWTEPGLSRFGLEVVREANRLGVLLDLCGATPGTWRRTLGTSRAPVLLSRSAAASLTPHPLNATDDLLAAIGAHHGVCLVSFAPEQIERTGKAVSVSDVADHIERVRDVAGPGNVGLSGTYGLITGAPRTPGLEDASCYPILIAELLGRGWTDPEVAALTWENLARVVRDAEFAARATRGGASSATLEELDGPG; the protein is encoded by the coding sequence ATGGCAGATCTGCAGGACGACCCCCAGGACACCCCGGGGGTCGGCGAACTCGACGCGCCCGCCCCGGCCGCGCCGCCGGACTCGGACGCGGGCCCCGCCCCCGCGCCCGCACCGGAACACGGCGACGACCTCCGTCGCGCCCGCACCCTGCTGGCCGCCCACCCCGTGGCCGACGGCCACAACACCCTGGCACGGGCGCTGGCGCTGACCCCCTGGCAGGATCTGGAGGCCGGCGAGAGCTCCCTCGACACGGACATCCCGCGACTGCGGGCCGGCGGCGTCGGCGCGCAGTTCTGGGCGCTGACCGCCGAGGACGACGGCACCGAGCCGGTCGCCGGCACCCTCGAACGCCTCGACCGCATCCGCTCGCTGATCGCCGCCTACCCGGAGGGCCTGCGGCTCGCGCTGTCCGGCGGCGACCTCTCCGACGCCCGCAACTGCGGCCGCATCGCCTCGTTCCTCGGCCCGGTCGCCGCCCATGCGCTCGGTGATTCGCTGGGTACGCTGCGGTCCCTCCACCTCCTGGGGGTGCGGGCCCTTTCGCTCACCCCGGGCACCAGCTGGACCGAGCCGGGACTCAGCCGCTTCGGGCTGGAAGTCGTGCGGGAGGCCAACCGGCTCGGCGTACTGCTCGACCTCTGCGGTGCCACCCCCGGCACCTGGCGCCGCACCCTCGGCACCTCCCGGGCCCCCGTGCTGCTCTCCCGTTCGGCGGCGGCCTCCCTCACCCCGCACCCGCTGAACGCCACGGACGACCTGCTCGCCGCGATCGGCGCGCACCACGGCGTGTGCCTGGTGAGCTTCGCGCCGGAGCAGATCGAGCGGACCGGCAAGGCCGTGTCCGTCAGCGACGTGGCCGACCACATCGAGCGGGTGCGCGACGTGGCCGGGCCGGGCAACGTGGGTCTGTCGGGAACGTACGGGCTGATCACGGGCGCGCCGCGCACCCCGGGCCTCGAAGACGCCTCCTGCTATCCGATCCTGATCGCGGAGCTACTCGGCCGCGGTTGGACCGATCCCGAGGTGGCGGCCCTGACCTGGGAGAACCTTGCCCGGGTGGTCCGGGACGCGGAGTTCGCCGCCCGCGCCACGCGGGGCGGCGCGTCCAGCGCCACCCTTGAGGAGCTGGACGGCCCCGGCTAG
- a CDS encoding acyl-CoA thioesterase, whose translation MTDLPGKPTSASRTTLSHIMTTHDTNLLGTVHGGVIMKLVDDAAGAVAGRHSGGPAVTASMDEMAFLLPVRVGDLVHVKAQVNWTGRSSMEVGVRVLAERWNESTPAQQVGSAYLVFAAVDADGKPRRVPPVIPETERDERRYQEAQIRRTHRLARRRAIMDLREKRSAEGLDD comes from the coding sequence ATGACTGATCTTCCGGGCAAGCCGACCTCGGCCTCCCGAACCACCCTGAGCCACATCATGACCACCCATGACACCAATCTCCTCGGCACGGTGCACGGCGGTGTGATCATGAAGCTGGTGGACGACGCCGCGGGTGCGGTCGCCGGGCGCCACTCGGGCGGCCCGGCCGTCACCGCGTCCATGGACGAGATGGCGTTCCTGCTGCCGGTCAGGGTCGGCGACCTGGTGCATGTGAAGGCGCAGGTCAACTGGACCGGCCGGTCCTCGATGGAGGTCGGCGTACGGGTCCTTGCCGAGCGCTGGAACGAGTCGACCCCGGCCCAGCAGGTCGGCTCCGCCTACCTCGTCTTCGCCGCCGTGGACGCCGACGGCAAGCCCCGCCGGGTGCCGCCGGTGATCCCGGAGACCGAGCGCGACGAGCGCCGCTACCAGGAGGCCCAGATCCGCCGCACCCACCGGCTCGCCCGGCGCCGCGCGATCATGGACCTGCGTGAGAAGCGGTCGGCCGAGGGCCTGGACGACTGA
- a CDS encoding LCP family protein — MPTPPRPRPARSVAPRSRQQDERPRWGMRLATTLSVLVLGAGGVGHAVVTGLDGGIGRVDPFRDMKNRPQGGHGTNILLVGTDGRDKITPEEKQKYRLGGAPCHCTDTIMMVHVSADRRRVSVVSLPRDSYAEVPEHTDEATGQHHPQHPLKLNAAYAEGGPALTVSTIENMTGLKIDHYLEVDFTSFMKTVDVVGGVQICTVRPMKDSYTGLDLAAGTHQLNGGEALQYVRSRHIDGAADLGRMQRQQRFLAALISKATSNGVLLNPVKFREVASSLLSSVRADEGFGIEEMLSFGSAMKGFSPSSSDFTTVPLGQLSFPVKGIGSTVKWDDAKAKKLFRLLRDDKSLTGRSGPKAAQPSVKDAKPPHRGSGAMVEVAPEQINVQVYNGTRTDGLGRRVDDALHATGFKTTGTPLASTNLEMRRTLIEYDPRWDRSARSLSIALPGSELHPVKGLGARMKVTAGADFKDVVPVRAQEPPQGDFGTVTGDQVVCP, encoded by the coding sequence GTGCCCACGCCGCCCCGCCCGCGCCCCGCCCGCAGCGTTGCTCCCCGCAGCCGACAGCAGGACGAGCGGCCCCGCTGGGGGATGCGCCTGGCGACCACGCTGTCCGTCCTGGTGCTCGGCGCGGGCGGCGTGGGGCACGCGGTGGTGACCGGTCTGGACGGCGGGATCGGCCGGGTGGACCCGTTCCGGGACATGAAGAACCGGCCGCAGGGCGGTCACGGCACCAACATCCTGCTCGTCGGCACCGACGGCCGGGACAAGATCACGCCGGAGGAGAAGCAGAAGTACCGGCTCGGCGGGGCGCCCTGCCACTGCACCGACACGATCATGATGGTGCACGTCTCGGCGGACCGGCGCCGGGTCAGCGTGGTGAGCCTGCCGCGCGATTCGTACGCCGAGGTCCCCGAGCACACCGACGAGGCCACCGGCCAGCACCACCCCCAGCACCCGCTGAAGCTGAACGCGGCGTACGCCGAGGGCGGCCCCGCGCTGACGGTGAGCACCATCGAGAATATGACCGGGCTGAAGATCGACCACTATCTGGAGGTCGACTTCACCAGCTTCATGAAGACGGTCGACGTGGTGGGCGGGGTGCAGATCTGCACGGTCCGCCCGATGAAGGACTCCTACACCGGGCTCGACCTCGCCGCGGGCACCCATCAGCTGAACGGCGGCGAGGCGCTCCAGTACGTACGCTCCCGGCACATCGACGGGGCCGCCGACCTCGGCCGGATGCAGCGCCAGCAGCGCTTCCTGGCGGCGCTGATCTCCAAGGCGACGAGCAACGGGGTGCTCCTGAACCCGGTGAAGTTCCGCGAGGTCGCCTCGTCCCTGCTGTCCTCGGTACGCGCCGACGAGGGCTTCGGGATCGAGGAGATGCTGTCGTTCGGCTCGGCGATGAAGGGCTTCTCCCCCTCGTCGTCGGACTTCACGACCGTGCCGCTCGGGCAGCTCAGCTTCCCGGTCAAGGGCATCGGCTCGACGGTGAAGTGGGACGACGCCAAGGCGAAGAAGCTGTTCCGGCTGCTGCGCGACGACAAGTCGCTGACCGGGCGGAGCGGGCCGAAGGCCGCGCAGCCGAGCGTCAAGGACGCGAAGCCGCCGCACCGGGGATCGGGCGCGATGGTGGAGGTGGCACCCGAGCAGATCAACGTGCAGGTCTACAACGGAACCCGCACCGACGGGCTCGGCCGCCGCGTCGACGACGCGCTGCACGCCACCGGCTTCAAGACCACCGGCACCCCGCTGGCCAGCACGAACCTGGAGATGCGCCGCACCCTGATCGAGTACGACCCGCGCTGGGACCGCTCGGCGCGGTCGCTCTCGATCGCGCTGCCGGGCAGCGAGCTGCACCCGGTCAAGGGGCTCGGCGCCAGGATGAAGGTGACAGCGGGCGCCGACTTCAAGGACGTCGTCCCGGTGCGGGCGCAGGAGCCGCCGCAGGGTGACTTCGGCACGGTGACCGGGGACCAGGTGGTCTGCCCCTGA
- a CDS encoding LCP family protein: MNEWPDALDGNARGNGDRDAYGRGSSAARPEGARRMRHVQRPAPTHPPQRPVPQQPGYDDGYGGQQYGQGAPRVPGPGSYDSGYSEGHVYGSPAGRGPGGPGGPEGPRRGGGGRPGAAPNWRKRITIGALVLVVAVVATSVGTYFWADSKVRREVDLSKVIDRPETGKGTNYLIVGSDSRDGMSADEKKKLHTGSAEGKRTDSMILLHVGDNGNTMVSLPRDSWVTIPSFKGSDSGKSFPSKGKDKLNAAFSIDGPELLVRTVEANTGLHIDHYAEIGFAGFANIVDAVGGVELDIPQDIKDKDSGADFKKGKQTLNGQQALAFVRNRHGYAAGDLERTKNQQKFLSALASQTATPSTVLNPFKLYPVMGAGLDTLIVDKDMGLFDLADMFWAMKGITSGDGISMNMPVAGDGPQTSLLWDKPKVTQLVNELKNDDKVTVK, encoded by the coding sequence ATGAACGAATGGCCCGACGCCCTCGACGGCAACGCCCGCGGAAACGGTGACCGCGACGCCTACGGCCGCGGCAGCTCTGCCGCGCGGCCCGAGGGCGCGCGCCGGATGCGCCACGTCCAGCGGCCCGCACCCACGCACCCGCCGCAGCGCCCGGTGCCCCAGCAACCCGGGTACGACGACGGCTACGGCGGGCAGCAGTACGGCCAAGGCGCCCCCCGGGTCCCCGGGCCCGGCTCGTATGACAGCGGGTACAGCGAGGGTCACGTCTACGGCAGCCCGGCCGGCCGGGGTCCGGGCGGGCCCGGCGGGCCCGAGGGGCCGCGGCGCGGCGGTGGCGGGCGGCCCGGGGCCGCGCCGAACTGGCGCAAGCGCATCACCATCGGCGCGCTGGTCCTGGTGGTCGCCGTGGTGGCCACCTCGGTCGGCACCTACTTCTGGGCCGACTCCAAGGTGCGCCGCGAGGTCGACCTCTCCAAGGTCATCGACCGCCCCGAGACCGGCAAGGGCACCAACTACCTGATCGTCGGCTCCGACTCCCGCGACGGCATGTCCGCCGACGAGAAGAAGAAGCTGCACACCGGCTCGGCCGAGGGCAAGCGGACCGACTCGATGATCCTGCTGCACGTCGGCGACAACGGGAACACGATGGTCTCGCTGCCGCGCGACTCGTGGGTGACGATCCCCAGCTTCAAGGGCTCGGACTCCGGAAAGTCCTTCCCGTCCAAGGGCAAGGACAAGCTGAACGCGGCGTTCTCCATCGACGGCCCCGAACTGCTGGTCCGCACCGTCGAGGCGAACACCGGACTGCACATCGACCACTACGCGGAGATCGGCTTCGCGGGGTTCGCGAACATCGTGGACGCGGTGGGCGGTGTGGAGCTCGACATCCCGCAGGACATCAAGGACAAGGACTCCGGCGCGGACTTCAAGAAGGGCAAGCAGACCCTCAACGGTCAGCAGGCCCTCGCCTTCGTGCGCAACCGGCACGGGTACGCCGCCGGCGACCTGGAGCGCACCAAGAACCAGCAGAAGTTCCTGTCCGCCCTGGCCAGCCAGACGGCGACCCCGTCGACGGTCCTGAACCCCTTCAAGCTGTACCCGGTGATGGGCGCGGGCCTGGACACCCTGATCGTGGACAAGGACATGGGCCTGTTCGACCTGGCCGACATGTTCTGGGCGATGAAGGGCATCACGAGCGGCGACGGCATCTCGATGAACATGCCGGTGGCGGGCGACGGCCCGCAGACGTCCCTGCTGTGGGACAAGCCGAAGGTCACCCAGCTGGTGAACGAGCTGAAGAACGACGACAAGGTCACGGTCAAGTAG
- a CDS encoding dipeptidase, which produces MTPLDEARALLARHPVVDGHNDLPWALRKKAGYDLDRCDLATDLTGHTHTDLGRLRSGGVGAQFWSVYVRTDLAGDEAVSATLEQIDCVDQMLARYPGDLAPALTADDMEAARAEGRIASLKGAEGGHSINNSLATLRALYALGVRYMTLTHNDNIAWADSATDEPGVGGLSAFGHEVVREMNRMGMLVDLSHVAATTMRAALATSEAPVIFSHSSARAICDHPRNVPDDVLAQLPSNGGVAMVTFVPKFILPAAVAWTQAADENLRAHGLHHLDTSPEAMKLHEAFESVNPRPIATAATVADHLDHMREVAGVDHIGIGGDYDGTAFTPAGLDDVSGYPNLLAELLTRGWSSADLAKLTWQNAVRVLRDAESVSGELRARRGPSNATLSQLDG; this is translated from the coding sequence ATGACTCCTCTCGATGAAGCCCGCGCGCTGCTCGCCCGCCACCCCGTCGTCGACGGCCACAACGACCTGCCCTGGGCGCTGCGCAAGAAGGCCGGCTACGACCTCGACCGCTGCGACCTGGCGACCGACCTGACCGGCCACACCCACACCGACCTGGGGCGGCTGCGATCGGGCGGGGTCGGCGCGCAGTTCTGGTCCGTGTACGTCCGTACCGACCTGGCGGGCGACGAGGCGGTCAGCGCGACCCTGGAGCAGATCGACTGCGTCGACCAGATGCTGGCGCGCTACCCCGGCGACCTGGCGCCCGCGCTCACCGCGGACGACATGGAGGCGGCCCGCGCCGAGGGCCGCATCGCCTCCCTCAAGGGCGCCGAGGGCGGCCACTCCATCAACAACTCCCTCGCCACACTGCGGGCGTTGTACGCGCTCGGCGTGCGCTACATGACGCTGACCCACAACGACAACATCGCCTGGGCGGACTCGGCGACGGACGAACCGGGCGTGGGCGGCCTCTCGGCCTTCGGACACGAGGTCGTCCGCGAGATGAACCGCATGGGCATGCTGGTCGACCTCTCGCACGTGGCGGCGACGACGATGCGGGCGGCGCTTGCCACCTCGGAGGCGCCGGTGATCTTCTCGCACTCCTCGGCGCGGGCGATCTGCGACCACCCGCGCAACGTGCCGGACGACGTGCTGGCCCAGCTGCCGTCGAACGGCGGGGTGGCGATGGTGACCTTCGTACCGAAGTTCATCCTGCCCGCGGCGGTGGCCTGGACCCAGGCCGCCGACGAGAACCTGCGCGCGCACGGGCTGCACCACCTCGACACCTCGCCCGAGGCGATGAAGCTCCACGAGGCCTTCGAGTCGGTGAACCCGCGCCCCATCGCGACGGCTGCCACGGTCGCGGACCACCTGGACCACATGCGCGAGGTGGCGGGCGTCGACCACATCGGCATCGGCGGCGACTACGACGGCACGGCGTTCACCCCCGCGGGCCTGGACGACGTGTCCGGCTACCCGAACCTGCTCGCCGAACTCCTCACCCGGGGCTGGTCCTCCGCCGACCTGGCGAAGCTGACGTGGCAGAACGCGGTACGGGTGCTGCGGGACGCGGAGTCGGTCTCGGGGGAGCTGCGCGCCCGGCGCGGCCCGTCGAACGCGACCCTGTCCCAGCTGGACGGCTGA
- a CDS encoding UDP-glucose dehydrogenase family protein produces MALKITVIGTGYLGATHAAAMAELGFEVLGLDVVPEKIEMLARGRVPMYEPGLEELLAKHVAGLDGSSGRLRFTTSWEEVGAFGDVHFVCVNTPQKHGEYACDMSYVDAAFASLAPHLRDGALVVGKSTVPVGSAARLAEDLPEGVELAWNPEFLREGFAVDDTLHPDRLVVGVESERAEKLLREVYAGPIGAGSPFVVTDFPTAELVKTAANSFLATKISFINAMAEVCEAADGDVVKLAEAIGHDERIGKKFLRAGIGFGGGCLPKDIRAFMARAGELGADQALTFLREVDSVNMRRRGHMVELAREAVGGETFLGKRVAVLGATFKPDSDDVRDSPALNVAGQIHLQGGQVTVYDPKGMDNARRVFPTLGYAPSALEAVRGADVVLHLTEWREFRDLDPAELATAASSRIILDGRNALDPAKWRDAGWTYRAMGRPRA; encoded by the coding sequence ATGGCCCTCAAGATCACTGTGATCGGCACCGGATACCTCGGAGCCACCCATGCCGCGGCCATGGCGGAGCTGGGGTTCGAGGTGCTGGGCCTTGACGTGGTCCCCGAGAAGATCGAGATGCTCGCGCGCGGACGCGTCCCCATGTACGAGCCCGGTCTTGAGGAACTGCTGGCCAAGCACGTCGCGGGCCTGGACGGCTCCAGCGGGCGGCTGCGGTTCACCACCTCCTGGGAGGAGGTCGGCGCGTTCGGCGACGTGCACTTCGTCTGTGTGAACACGCCGCAGAAGCACGGCGAGTACGCGTGCGACATGTCGTACGTCGATGCCGCCTTCGCCTCGCTGGCACCGCACCTGCGGGACGGCGCGCTCGTCGTGGGCAAGTCGACGGTGCCGGTCGGCTCGGCGGCCCGGCTGGCCGAGGACCTCCCCGAGGGCGTGGAGCTGGCGTGGAACCCCGAGTTCCTGCGCGAGGGCTTCGCCGTCGACGACACCCTGCACCCGGACCGGCTCGTGGTCGGCGTGGAGAGCGAGCGCGCCGAGAAGCTGCTTCGCGAGGTGTACGCGGGCCCCATCGGCGCGGGCTCGCCGTTCGTGGTGACCGACTTCCCGACCGCCGAACTGGTCAAGACCGCGGCCAACTCCTTCCTCGCCACCAAGATCTCGTTCATCAACGCCATGGCCGAGGTGTGCGAGGCCGCCGACGGCGACGTGGTGAAGCTGGCCGAGGCCATCGGCCACGACGAGCGCATCGGGAAGAAGTTCCTGCGGGCCGGCATCGGCTTCGGCGGCGGCTGCCTGCCCAAGGACATCCGGGCGTTCATGGCGCGGGCCGGTGAGCTCGGCGCCGACCAGGCGCTGACGTTCCTGCGCGAGGTCGACTCGGTCAACATGCGCCGCCGCGGCCACATGGTGGAGCTGGCCCGCGAGGCGGTGGGCGGCGAGACCTTCCTCGGCAAGCGGGTCGCCGTGCTCGGCGCCACCTTCAAGCCCGACTCCGACGACGTACGGGACTCCCCCGCGCTGAACGTCGCCGGGCAGATCCACCTCCAGGGCGGGCAGGTCACGGTGTACGACCCGAAGGGCATGGACAACGCCCGCCGCGTCTTCCCGACGCTCGGGTACGCGCCGAGTGCGCTGGAGGCCGTGCGCGGCGCCGATGTGGTGCTGCACCTGACGGAGTGGCGCGAGTTCCGCGACCTCGACCCGGCCGAGCTCGCCACGGCCGCCTCGTCGCGGATAATCCTGGACGGCCGCAACGCGCTCGACCCCGCCAAGTGGCGGGACGCGGGCTGGACCTACCGCGCGATGGGCCGTCCGCGCGCCTAG